Proteins from a single region of Akkermansiaceae bacterium:
- a CDS encoding ABC transporter ATP-binding protein translates to MSNPPLISCRGITKSYKKGTSLVTPLEKLDLDVPRGEFLALMGPSGSGKTTLLNLISGIDSPTAGTLTIGGTDISTLNRRQLTKWRAANVGYIFQLYHLVPVLTAFENVELPLLLSPLSKKERRAKVDAALSLVGLADRSHHNPGELSGGQEQRVAIARALVADPALLVADEPTGDLDRESANHILSLLRALARDHGKTIVMVTHDPNAAAAADRTLHLEKGVLLEGGDHSASSADAGSKPQDAGSNSASLHPAS, encoded by the coding sequence ATGTCCAACCCACCTCTCATTTCCTGCCGGGGCATCACCAAGTCCTACAAAAAGGGCACCAGTCTGGTGACGCCTCTGGAGAAGCTGGATCTGGATGTCCCGCGCGGCGAGTTCCTCGCGCTGATGGGACCTTCCGGCTCCGGCAAGACCACCCTGCTCAACCTGATCTCCGGGATCGACTCGCCGACGGCAGGCACCCTCACCATCGGCGGCACGGACATCTCCACCCTCAACCGCCGCCAGCTCACGAAATGGCGGGCGGCCAATGTGGGCTACATCTTCCAGCTCTACCACCTGGTGCCGGTGCTGACCGCCTTCGAAAACGTGGAGCTGCCGCTGTTGCTTTCCCCGCTGTCGAAAAAGGAACGCCGCGCGAAGGTGGATGCCGCGCTTTCACTGGTGGGTCTGGCGGACCGCAGCCACCACAACCCGGGCGAACTGTCCGGCGGGCAGGAGCAACGCGTCGCCATCGCCCGCGCCCTGGTGGCTGACCCGGCGCTGCTGGTGGCGGACGAACCGACCGGCGACCTCGACCGGGAATCCGCCAACCACATCCTCAGCCTGCTCCGCGCGCTGGCCCGGGACCATGGCAAGACCATCGTGATGGTCACCCATGACCCCAACGCTGCGGCGGCGGCGGATCGTACGCTGCATCTTGAGAAGGGTGTCCTGCTGGAAGGCGGAGATCACTCCGCATCTTCCGCCGATGCAGGATCCAAGCCACAGGATGCAGGATCAAACTCCGCATCCCTCCATCCTGCATCCTGA